A region of Vibrio chagasii DNA encodes the following proteins:
- the lgt gene encoding prolipoprotein diacylglyceryl transferase — protein MSQGFIEFPNIDPVLIELGPISVRWYGLMYLVGFMFALWLANRRADQPGSGWTREQVSDLLFAGFLGVVLGGRIGYVLFYNFDLFLADPLYLFKVWTGGMSFHGGLLGVITAMFWYAKKNGRTFFGVADMIAPLVPFGLGMGRLGNFMNSELWGRVTDVPWAIVFPNGGPLPRHPSQLYEMALEGIVLFFILNWFIKKPRPLGSVSGLFLAGYGTFRFLVEYVREPDAHLGLFGGFISMGQILSLPMVIIGALMMVWAYKRGHYKDELPQQTK, from the coding sequence ATGTCTCAGGGTTTTATTGAATTCCCAAATATCGATCCTGTTCTTATTGAACTAGGACCAATCTCAGTTCGTTGGTACGGCCTAATGTACCTTGTCGGTTTTATGTTTGCTCTTTGGCTAGCAAATCGCCGAGCTGATCAGCCGGGTAGCGGTTGGACTCGAGAGCAAGTCTCAGACTTATTGTTCGCTGGCTTTCTAGGTGTGGTGCTTGGTGGTCGTATTGGCTACGTGTTGTTCTACAACTTTGACCTTTTCTTAGCGGACCCACTTTACCTATTTAAGGTATGGACTGGCGGTATGTCTTTCCACGGCGGCTTGCTTGGTGTTATTACCGCAATGTTCTGGTATGCAAAAAAGAATGGTCGCACCTTCTTTGGCGTCGCAGACATGATTGCACCATTGGTACCCTTTGGTTTAGGTATGGGTCGTTTAGGTAACTTCATGAACAGCGAACTTTGGGGCCGTGTTACAGATGTGCCATGGGCAATCGTATTCCCGAATGGCGGTCCACTTCCTCGCCACCCATCTCAGCTTTATGAAATGGCGCTTGAAGGCATTGTGCTGTTCTTCATCTTGAACTGGTTTATTAAAAAGCCGCGTCCTCTTGGTTCTGTATCAGGGTTATTCCTTGCAGGATATGGTACATTCCGCTTCTTAGTAGAATACGTACGTGAACCAGATGCTCATCTAGGCTTGTTCGGCGGCTTTATCTCTATGGGACAAATCCTGTCACTGCCAATGGTTATCATCGGTGCACTGATGATGGTTTGGGCATACAAGCGTGGTCACTACAAAGACGAATTACCACAACAAACGAAGTAA
- a CDS encoding sulfite exporter TauE/SafE family protein, producing MSYELIGLLAGLGAVVGVLAGLLGIGGGLLVVPALLFLLPKAGIPQEFAMQMALATSLSTIIVTSGSSAINHLKLGNVEIFVVKWLMPGVVVGGFLGSFVADVIPSQYLPKVFGVIVLVLALQMLLSIRSKSQKAMPGSATTMLCGGGIGLVSSLAGIGGGSLSVPFLNHHGVEMRKAVGSSSVCGFVIAISGMLGFIWHGSSVEGLPAFSLGYVYLPALVAISCTSVLTTRVGAKLATQLPTPVLKKFFAVFLMFIAATMLL from the coding sequence GTGTCATATGAACTGATAGGCTTGCTGGCAGGCCTTGGTGCTGTTGTTGGTGTTTTAGCTGGCTTGCTGGGTATTGGCGGTGGATTGCTGGTGGTTCCGGCCTTACTGTTCTTGCTCCCGAAAGCGGGTATTCCTCAAGAGTTTGCAATGCAAATGGCATTAGCGACTTCGCTATCCACCATAATTGTTACGTCAGGATCGTCTGCGATTAACCACTTAAAGTTGGGTAACGTCGAGATATTTGTCGTTAAGTGGTTAATGCCAGGAGTTGTAGTTGGCGGTTTTCTCGGTTCTTTTGTAGCTGACGTTATTCCTTCTCAATACTTGCCTAAAGTTTTTGGTGTGATTGTTTTGGTGCTGGCACTGCAGATGCTGTTGTCGATTCGCTCTAAGAGCCAGAAAGCGATGCCAGGCTCTGCGACAACCATGTTATGTGGTGGTGGCATTGGTTTGGTTTCAAGCCTAGCGGGCATTGGTGGCGGCTCGTTGTCTGTACCTTTTCTTAACCATCACGGTGTGGAAATGCGTAAGGCGGTGGGTTCATCTTCAGTGTGTGGTTTTGTTATCGCTATCTCTGGGATGCTAGGATTTATTTGGCATGGCTCGTCTGTCGAGGGGCTGCCTGCGTTTAGCCTTGGTTATGTCTACCTACCTGCCTTGGTTGCGATATCGTGCACATCAGTACTGACCACGCGAGTGGGGGCGAAGTTGGCAACGCAATTACCAACACCAGTACTTAAGAAGTTCTTTGCGGTATTTTTAATGTTTATAGCAGCGACCATGCTGCTGTAG
- the ptsP gene encoding phosphoenolpyruvate--protein phosphotransferase produces the protein MLSQLREIVEHVSRVEDVSTALDILVKETCSAMQTECCTVYLANNDMQRLELMATQGLIFEGNSIHIGFDEGLVGLVKRSAEPINLAQASAHPAYKFFPELGENIYHSFLGTPIIHRKQVLGVLVIQQKTPRLFSEMEESFLVTLSAQLAVIVAHAQTQGHWLLEQQKLPGIKGIAASSGVAIGDLWWDNTQPELTDVYPASTLNIEREQELLAVAVENALNDFKRMRKRLDSEINKDALAIFDLFTHLLNDPMLRKDLKSQIQKGDKADWALRQVVESYSNRFARMSDVYLRERAQDIRELGQRLLYFLHNSEYELRTLDKPIILVVRELTASVLASIPKEKLLAVISLEGAANSHAAILSRALGIPSVMGVNINLEQANGKQAIVDGYSGEIFIEPTKNLLKEYRGLILEESELSSMVNRELYLPAKTQDDQQVEILLNAGLSADTNIAINQGVDGVGLYRTEISFLLQQRFPSEDEQFKQYRSVLSSYPNKQVVMRTLDIGGDKALPYFPIEEDNPFLGWRGIRFTLDHPDIFIIQLRAMLRASCESHNLSILLPMISGAQELDDALQLIEQAYDEVHELDNRVRMPRIGIMIEVPSMLYLLPLIADKVDFVSVGTNDLTQYLLAVDRNNSRVSDVYESMHPAVIMALKQIHDTCKQYQLPVCICGELAGDPMGALLLLGLGYQTLSMNTSNVARTKYLIRQSNLSELQDLANKALSKPYGSDIYSMMLNYFEEREFTGFIRAGKK, from the coding sequence ATGCTCAGTCAACTAAGGGAAATAGTTGAACACGTATCAAGAGTTGAAGATGTATCAACAGCACTTGATATTCTAGTTAAAGAGACATGCAGTGCGATGCAGACGGAATGTTGCACCGTGTATTTAGCCAATAATGATATGCAGCGCCTTGAGTTGATGGCAACTCAAGGCCTGATCTTTGAAGGTAATAGTATTCACATTGGTTTCGACGAAGGTTTGGTTGGCCTAGTCAAACGAAGCGCTGAACCTATTAACCTTGCACAAGCGTCTGCACACCCTGCTTATAAATTTTTTCCAGAGCTTGGAGAAAACATTTACCACTCTTTTCTTGGCACCCCTATTATCCATCGCAAGCAAGTGCTTGGTGTATTGGTTATTCAACAAAAGACGCCTCGCTTATTCAGCGAGATGGAAGAGTCTTTCCTTGTTACGCTCTCGGCTCAACTTGCGGTTATTGTGGCGCACGCCCAAACCCAAGGTCATTGGCTGTTGGAGCAACAAAAGCTGCCAGGCATCAAAGGTATTGCTGCCTCATCTGGAGTTGCCATTGGTGATCTGTGGTGGGATAACACTCAACCTGAATTAACGGATGTGTATCCTGCTTCGACGCTCAATATTGAGCGCGAACAAGAGTTATTGGCAGTGGCAGTTGAAAATGCCCTCAATGACTTTAAGCGCATGCGAAAGCGCTTAGATAGTGAAATCAATAAAGACGCATTGGCGATCTTTGACCTGTTCACTCACTTACTCAACGATCCTATGTTGCGTAAGGATCTAAAAAGCCAGATTCAGAAAGGCGATAAAGCGGACTGGGCACTAAGGCAGGTAGTCGAGAGTTATTCCAATCGCTTTGCTCGTATGTCGGATGTTTATCTGCGTGAAAGGGCACAGGATATCCGAGAGCTCGGTCAAAGGCTGTTGTATTTCCTCCATAACTCCGAATATGAGCTACGTACCTTAGATAAACCTATTATCCTGGTGGTTCGTGAGTTAACGGCTTCTGTGTTAGCGTCGATTCCAAAAGAGAAGCTGTTGGCAGTGATCTCATTGGAAGGGGCGGCGAACTCGCACGCTGCGATTTTATCTCGCGCGCTTGGTATTCCTTCGGTTATGGGGGTTAACATTAACCTCGAGCAAGCGAATGGCAAGCAAGCCATCGTCGATGGTTATAGTGGCGAGATCTTTATCGAGCCGACCAAGAACCTGCTCAAAGAGTATCGAGGGCTGATTCTTGAAGAGAGTGAACTCTCCTCAATGGTCAATCGCGAGCTGTATCTACCTGCGAAAACCCAAGATGATCAACAGGTCGAAATCCTACTAAATGCAGGCTTGAGCGCTGATACCAATATTGCCATCAATCAAGGCGTTGATGGCGTTGGCCTGTATCGAACGGAAATTTCCTTCTTATTGCAACAACGTTTCCCATCAGAGGATGAACAGTTCAAGCAGTATCGCTCTGTACTTTCTAGCTACCCAAATAAGCAAGTGGTGATGCGTACGCTCGATATTGGTGGCGATAAGGCATTACCTTACTTCCCAATCGAGGAAGACAACCCATTCCTTGGCTGGCGTGGTATCCGCTTTACGCTAGATCATCCAGATATCTTCATTATCCAACTGCGTGCCATGTTGCGTGCGAGTTGTGAAAGCCACAACTTGAGCATTCTGCTACCGATGATCTCGGGCGCTCAGGAGTTGGATGACGCACTACAGTTGATTGAGCAAGCCTATGATGAAGTGCATGAACTTGATAACCGAGTGCGAATGCCTCGTATCGGTATCATGATTGAAGTGCCTTCGATGCTCTATCTGCTACCGCTGATTGCTGACAAGGTCGACTTTGTCTCTGTCGGCACCAATGACTTAACCCAATATTTATTGGCCGTTGACCGGAACAATTCTCGAGTCTCTGATGTCTATGAATCTATGCACCCGGCAGTGATCATGGCATTGAAACAGATTCATGATACTTGTAAGCAATATCAATTACCTGTGTGTATTTGTGGAGAGCTAGCCGGTGATCCAATGGGCGCATTGTTACTGCTTGGATTGGGTTATCAGACGTTAAGTATGAACACCTCGAATGTGGCTAGAACCAAGTATTTGATTCGTCAATCTAACTTAAGCGAATTACAGGATTTGGCAAATAAGGCACTTTCAAAGCCGTATGGCAGTGACATCTATAGTATGATGCTGAACTATTTCGAAGAGCGTGAATTTACAGGCTTCATTCGAGCAGGTAAAAAATAG
- the rppH gene encoding RNA pyrophosphohydrolase, producing MIDGDGYRLNVGIVICNNHGQVFWAKRYGQHSWQFPQGGIDEGETPEQAMYRELYEEVGLTKKDVKIVATSRHWLRYKLPKRLVRWDSKPVCIGQKQKWFLLRLDCDESRINMQRGSTPEFDGWRWVSYWYPVRQVVSFKRDVYRRAMKEFASLAMPFKERKTKGKRKLRRG from the coding sequence GTGATAGATGGCGATGGTTACCGATTAAATGTTGGTATTGTAATCTGTAACAACCATGGTCAGGTCTTCTGGGCTAAACGATACGGGCAACATTCATGGCAATTCCCTCAAGGGGGAATAGATGAAGGTGAAACTCCGGAACAGGCAATGTACCGTGAGTTGTATGAAGAGGTTGGCCTTACTAAAAAGGATGTCAAGATCGTCGCGACAAGTCGTCATTGGTTACGCTACAAGCTACCCAAACGACTGGTTCGATGGGATTCTAAACCTGTCTGTATTGGACAAAAACAGAAGTGGTTCCTTTTACGCTTAGATTGCGATGAATCGCGTATCAATATGCAGCGTGGGAGTACACCTGAGTTTGATGGTTGGCGTTGGGTGAGTTACTGGTACCCAGTTCGACAAGTTGTTTCTTTTAAGCGAGACGTTTACCGTCGAGCGATGAAAGAGTTCGCATCTTTAGCAATGCCGTTTAAAGAGCGAAAAACAAAAGGAAAACGCAAATTGCGTAGAGGTTAA
- the mutH gene encoding DNA mismatch repair endonuclease MutH, producing MKPEPQTQEELLERAYAIAGMTFKELADEAEMDMPNDLKRDKGWVGQLLEWHLGAPAGSKPEQDFAKLGIELKSIPIGYSGKPLETTFVCVAPLMGVQGLTWETSHVRNKLSKVLWIPVEGEREIPLAERHVGSPLLWTPSEAEDEILKRDWEELMELIVLGNVEQITARHGEALHLRPKAANSRVLTEAYGASGKPIKTKPRGFYLRTQFTHNILTTHYA from the coding sequence ATGAAACCAGAACCACAAACACAAGAAGAGCTGTTAGAGCGAGCGTATGCGATCGCCGGGATGACCTTCAAAGAGCTCGCCGATGAAGCAGAGATGGACATGCCTAATGACCTTAAGCGAGACAAAGGATGGGTTGGACAGCTGTTAGAGTGGCACTTGGGCGCACCTGCTGGCAGTAAACCAGAACAGGATTTCGCGAAACTAGGCATCGAACTTAAGAGCATTCCTATTGGCTATTCTGGTAAGCCACTCGAAACCACCTTTGTTTGTGTTGCACCATTAATGGGTGTGCAAGGGCTGACATGGGAAACCAGCCACGTTCGTAACAAGCTATCTAAAGTGTTGTGGATTCCAGTAGAAGGTGAAAGAGAAATCCCATTGGCAGAGAGACACGTTGGATCACCACTGTTGTGGACGCCAAGCGAAGCTGAAGACGAAATACTCAAAAGAGATTGGGAAGAGCTGATGGAGTTGATCGTTTTAGGGAATGTTGAACAGATCACTGCGAGGCATGGAGAAGCACTGCATCTGCGTCCAAAGGCCGCAAACAGCCGCGTTTTGACCGAGGCCTATGGTGCAAGTGGCAAGCCAATCAAAACCAAACCTCGTGGATTCTATTTACGAACTCAATTTACTCATAACATACTCACGACACACTACGCATAG
- a CDS encoding DUF6482 family protein: MQKHQLDMWLHGDHKDSYQTPKVYVIGCSDISEYLLAVEYKHKLEPVKQDGEPLHFGSLDQVKEELLRLGFEKAYLRLHNAYDEFGNEPSQSYCDIELALKPH, translated from the coding sequence ATGCAAAAGCATCAGTTAGACATGTGGTTACATGGAGATCACAAAGACTCGTACCAGACACCGAAAGTGTACGTTATTGGTTGTTCTGACATCTCAGAATATCTACTAGCCGTGGAGTACAAACACAAGCTAGAGCCAGTAAAACAAGATGGTGAACCGCTTCACTTTGGATCTTTGGATCAAGTGAAAGAGGAGTTACTCCGGCTAGGTTTTGAGAAGGCCTACCTTCGTTTACACAATGCTTACGACGAATTTGGTAACGAGCCAAGTCAAAGCTACTGCGATATTGAATTAGCGTTGAAACCTCATTAG
- a CDS encoding DUF1127 domain-containing protein, whose translation MRHSVYLKLATVLIRADLRREEREWQRKVRRSSLDLPWHNAHLLRDIGLEADGRPIGFSEPEVVTIERRVRHLRRVLSARIPT comes from the coding sequence ATGCGTCACTCAGTATATTTAAAATTAGCAACAGTTCTTATCCGTGCCGATCTTCGTCGTGAAGAGCGGGAATGGCAGCGAAAAGTACGTCGTAGTTCACTAGACCTACCATGGCACAACGCTCATTTGCTAAGAGATATTGGCCTTGAGGCCGATGGTCGTCCAATTGGTTTCTCTGAACCTGAAGTGGTCACCATTGAACGTCGCGTTCGTCATCTTCGTCGTGTCCTTAGTGCGCGAATACCGACGTAA